Sequence from the Sporichthyaceae bacterium genome:
GGAGTTGAGCCTGCGTCGGCAGTCGGGGTCGCACGGGCGCCCCGCTGAGCACGAGATCACGTTGAACAACGTGTGCCTGTCGTCCAGCAAGTTCGCGGTCGGTGGGGTCGAGCTCGTTCGCCGGGCGCTGGCCGAACTCGTCGGAGATCGCTGGGACGTCGCGGTCGGTGGGCTCGGCCTCGGCTTCACTGCTTGCGCTGTGCTGGACGACCGGCGAGTGGCGACACTGCTGGTGGTCGATACGATTCGCGACATCGCGGAGTGGGCGCGCGCGGGCCTGCTCCCGGACGGGCCACGCGTCACCGCCGATCGCCGCACCCGATTGGTCGTCGATGATCTGCTGAATGCTCTCGGGCCGGATCCGGCGCAGCCGGAGTCGCGGGGACCGCGGTTCGACGCAGTCATCATCGACGTCGTTCACCTGTCGAACCCGCCGTTGGGTGTTGGCCACCTCGACTTCTGGACCCCGGAAAGTCTGCGTCCGGTGGCGGACATGCTGCGATCCGGCGGCGTGTTCGCCGTGTGGTCGGACACGCCTCCGGACATCGGCCGTCTGCGGTTGTTGCGGTCCCTGTTCGGCGATGTGGTCGCGCGCCCGTTGGCTTTCGAGGACTCGGTGCAGGGTTTGCTCGGGGTGCACACGATGTACGTCGCGCGCGTCGCCGACCGCTCGAGCGCCACCCCGCCGGCGCGCCGTCACTAGGACACCGGACCACCGGTCGGGGCCCCTGAAGCACGTGAATCGGTGATTGCCTCAGCGTCTCGCGCCGGTCAGCTCAGGCCGGCCAGCAACGCCGCGAACGCGGTCTTGTTGAACAAGGTGTTCTGGTCGATCTCCTTGCCGTCCAGCTTCAGGTCCGGGGTGCCGGTGTTGCCGTCCCGGCTGGCCCGGTCATCGACCTGCTTGGCCCAGCTCGCATAGATCTGGTTGCGCACGGCCTGCACGTAGGCCTGGTCGGTCAGCCCGACCTTGGCGCCGAGTGCCAGCAGGTCGTCGATGGTGTAGCCGCCGGTGCGCTCCTCCGGCTGGTTGGCGTACATCTCCTGACGCAGCGCGTTGAACTTGCCCTCGTCCTGCGCGGCGCCCAACGCGGCCACCGCGCGCACGCTCTCCGGGCCGAGGAAGCTACGCATCCGGTACTCGACCTTCACCTGCCCGGCGGTCACCGCCGCGGTCAGCGCCGGTGCCGAGGTGGTCTCGAACTCCTTGCAGATGGGGCATTGTGGGTCCTCGTAGGCGATCACCGTGTGCGGTGCGGTCGGGTTGCCCACCACGACGCCGCCCGCGGCGGTGACGCCGGTCGGGATGCGGGTGGGCGCACCGGGTGCGGTGGCCGCGGCCACCGAGACGCCGGTGAGCGCGCCGATGACCAGGGCGCCCGCGACGCCGGCCGTGGTGAGGCGCTTGGCCCGGCGGAAGCTTTCCGCGTTGGCCTGCGCGCGCACCTGCGCGGTGCGGGTACGCAGTCCCGTGGGAACCGCGGCCAGCCGCGGGTTGATCGAGGCGCGGGAGTGCCCGATGACCGCGATCAGCACCGCGACGGCGAGCATGCCGAGGTCGCGGGCGATCTCCCCGCCGTAGTGCGGATGCTCGGTGACACCGCCGTTGCCGAAGCAGCCGCACTCGATGCGCAGGCCGCGGGCGTCGGCGCTGATGATGCCGATGGTGAACGCGGTCAGCAGCCCGGCGGCCACGGACGCGGTGAACCGTAGTGCGACGCCGGCCAGCAGCGCGATGGACAGCACGAGTTCGAAGGCGGGCAGGCCGCGGCCGACCGCCGTGGCCAAACCGTTGGGCAGCAGGTCGTAGGCGCGCACCGAGCGCACTGTGGCCTGCGGGTCGGTGATCTTGGCCAGCGCGGCCCAACCGAACACGACGGCGAGGCCGACGCGGCCGAGGGTGGCGGCGATCCCCGCGGCGGGGTGGGCCAACCGTGGCGGTTTGTTCGGTGCCGGTGACGCGGTGGTTCGGTCCAGTGTGGTGGGCATGTGAGTCTCCGTCAGATGTGGTCGGGGCCCGGCCCCGCACGTCGCGGGACTCAGGTGGGAAGCGGCGAGCTGCGCACTCCCAGCGGGGGACCACGACGGGGACGGCGGCGGACCGGCAACAACGAGGGCCGGACACCACGCTCCGGAGCGGGCGGCAGCGCGACGGCAACAGCCGGGGCCGGCAGCGGCGCGGTGATCGCGCGTACCAGCAGGCGCCATGCGGCGGGCACCATGCTCAGCGCCGACTGCAGCAGGGCCAGCGCCGCGGTGAACGCATCCAGCGCGCCGCGGGTGCCGCGCACACCGATGGCCAACGCCAGGCAGGCCACCATTTGCACGGCGAGCAGTCCCCAGCCGGCGTCCGCAGTCAGCCGGCCGAGCAGGCCGCCGGCGGTGCGCCGCGCGGACGGGCAGCACACCAGGCCGCGGGCACCCTCATGCGGTGTCCAGCCGTCGGCCAGCACGGCGACTGCGTGCGTGCCCAGTTGGGCCGCGGCGAACACCGCCGCCAGGGTGCGGATGCGGGTGGCGCGGGCGGCCAGTGGCCACAACACGAGGGTGAGCAGCAGCGTGCCGCCGACGAGAAGGGGCGTCCCCGGTCGGGGCCCGTCGGCGGCCGCTCGCAGTCCGAGATGGGCGAAGAGTGCAGTGATCGCGGTGACCAGGGCCAGGCCACCGCCTGCGGGCAGGGATCGGCGCACGCACGCGGCACGAGCGGACGCCATCCCGGCCATCACACCTCCCCCGCCGCCCCACGGATGCTGTTCACCATCCAGTGTGAGCCTGTGCCGTGGCTTTGACCCCGCCGGCACGCCCATGAGAATTGTCGCCCGCATTCCCCCCTAGGGTTCCCCGTCGTCGCGCATGTCATCCGTTGTGACCATTTTCGCGCCCGGATAGTCCGGGTTTGCCGGGCCGCAACGGATGACATCCGCAACGGGACGCGCCGATTTCCGGCGCGATGCCTCGCGCCGAGCCGTCCGCTGCGCGGACCGATTCTGCGCGTCGACACAATGAGGTCATGACTGCACTGACGTTCGGGGTGTTCATCCCGCAGGGCTGGAAGATGGAACTGGCCGGGTTGCCGACCCCGCAGGAGAAGTGGGCCAAGTCCGTCGAGATCGCGCAGCTGGCCGAGGACCTCGGCTTCGACTCGTTGTGGGTCTACGACCATGTGCACAACGTGCCGAAGCCGGCGGGGGAGGCGGTCTTCGAGGCCTGGACCACGTTGGCCGCGATCTCCCAGCGCACCGAGCGGATCATGCTGGGTCAGATGGTCGGCTGCGCGCCGTACCGCAACCCGGCGCTGCTGGCCAAGATCACCGCGAACATCGACGTGATCTCCGGCGGCCGGTTGATCTGGGGCATCGGCGCGGGCTGGTACCGCAACGAGTTCGCGGGCTACGGCTACGACTTCGCGTCCCCGGCCGACCGCATCCGGGCCATGGCGGAGACCGTGGAGATCGTCACCGGGCTGTGGAAGGAGCC
This genomic interval carries:
- a CDS encoding MauE/DoxX family redox-associated membrane protein → MPTTLDRTTASPAPNKPPRLAHPAAGIAATLGRVGLAVVFGWAALAKITDPQATVRSVRAYDLLPNGLATAVGRGLPAFELVLSIALLAGVALRFTASVAAGLLTAFTIGIISADARGLRIECGCFGNGGVTEHPHYGGEIARDLGMLAVAVLIAVIGHSRASINPRLAAVPTGLRTRTAQVRAQANAESFRRAKRLTTAGVAGALVIGALTGVSVAAATAPGAPTRIPTGVTAAGGVVVGNPTAPHTVIAYEDPQCPICKEFETTSAPALTAAVTAGQVKVEYRMRSFLGPESVRAVAALGAAQDEGKFNALRQEMYANQPEERTGGYTIDDLLALGAKVGLTDQAYVQAVRNQIYASWAKQVDDRASRDGNTGTPDLKLDGKEIDQNTLFNKTAFAALLAGLS